One segment of Candidatus Nitrospira nitrosa DNA contains the following:
- a CDS encoding pyridoxamine 5'-phosphate oxidase family protein produces the protein MAGKYLQMTMTESVRSAQRRYYGHASTITDVPDRDPLGEAEARFIADRDSFYLGSVGEQGWPYVQHRGGPKGFLKILDPATLAFADYRGNRQLLSTGNLHVNNRVALFLMDYKNRERLKILGYARVEDAQGNAALVERLTQGDTRNKVERVVTIEVVSYDWNCPKYITPRYSLDEVEEAVAPLKSRIAELEAQLGSVRA, from the coding sequence ATGGCGGGAAAATATCTACAGATGACGATGACCGAGTCGGTCCGCTCAGCGCAGCGACGGTACTACGGACATGCATCGACGATCACCGATGTTCCTGACCGCGATCCACTCGGCGAAGCCGAGGCTCGCTTCATCGCGGATCGCGACAGTTTCTATCTGGGTTCAGTCGGCGAACAGGGTTGGCCCTATGTCCAGCACCGGGGCGGGCCGAAAGGCTTCTTAAAAATCCTTGATCCCGCCACGCTCGCGTTCGCTGATTATCGGGGAAACCGACAGCTCCTCAGCACGGGAAACCTCCATGTGAACAACCGGGTGGCGCTGTTTCTCATGGACTATAAGAACCGGGAACGGTTGAAAATTCTTGGTTATGCGCGGGTGGAAGATGCTCAGGGGAATGCGGCACTCGTTGAGCGCCTCACGCAGGGAGACACGCGGAACAAGGTGGAGCGGGTCGTCACTATTGAGGTGGTGTCCTACGACTGGAACTGCCCGAAGTACATCACCCCGCGCTATTCCCTCGACGAGGTGGAGGAGGCCGTTGCGCCGTTGAAATCTCGCATCGCCGAGTTGGAAGCACAGCTCGGGTCAGTTCGAGCGTAG
- a CDS encoding DsrE family protein translates to MKTAIVILSDPKSGAEEALGRVFNALALAAESKQKGDEVAVLFNGPGTRWPAELTKLTHPAHALYQSVRDVVQGASCACAEVFGATESVKSCGVASVNDNALPGTSGLLSLRRYLADGWSVLVF, encoded by the coding sequence ATGAAAACAGCAATCGTCATATTGTCCGATCCCAAGAGCGGCGCGGAGGAGGCGCTGGGACGCGTATTCAATGCGCTTGCCCTGGCTGCTGAATCGAAGCAGAAAGGCGACGAAGTCGCCGTGTTGTTCAACGGGCCAGGCACCAGGTGGCCGGCGGAGTTGACCAAGCTGACGCATCCGGCTCATGCGCTCTATCAATCCGTACGCGATGTGGTCCAGGGCGCATCGTGCGCCTGTGCCGAGGTATTCGGGGCGACGGAGAGCGTGAAGTCCTGTGGAGTGGCGAGCGTGAACGACAATGCGTTGCCGGGAACTTCGGGCCTCTTGAGTCTTAGGCGCTACCTGGCGGACGGATGGAGCGTGCTGGTGTTTTGA
- a CDS encoding carboxymuconolactone decarboxylase family protein has product MTRIAPLDPQTTSGQAKHLFDGVQGKLGAVPNLIRVLGNAPAALKGYLSFSAALADGGFSPKVREQLALTVAETNQCAYCLSAHSFLGGKLGLTQQELADARKATAVDQRTEAILKLAQGIVARRGVLESTELKQARQAGLTDGEIVEAIAHVALNIFSNYINHVAGTVIDFPEVSLSNECASSSCACD; this is encoded by the coding sequence ATGACTCGCATCGCACCGCTCGATCCTCAGACCACAAGCGGCCAGGCCAAACATCTCTTCGACGGCGTGCAGGGAAAACTCGGCGCCGTGCCTAACCTCATTCGAGTGCTGGGTAATGCGCCTGCCGCACTGAAGGGATATCTCAGCTTTAGTGCGGCCCTCGCAGACGGAGGTTTCAGTCCTAAAGTCCGTGAACAGCTTGCCCTGACGGTTGCTGAAACCAATCAATGTGCCTACTGCCTCAGTGCACACTCGTTTCTTGGGGGCAAGCTCGGGTTGACCCAGCAGGAGCTGGCCGATGCTCGGAAGGCCACTGCGGTCGATCAGCGGACCGAGGCCATCCTCAAATTGGCGCAAGGTATCGTTGCCCGGCGAGGGGTGCTGGAATCGACCGAGCTCAAACAAGCGCGTCAGGCCGGATTAACAGACGGCGAGATCGTGGAGGCGATTGCCCATGTCGCGCTGAATATTTTCAGTAATTACATCAATCATGTCGCCGGGACCGTTATCGACTTTCCGGAGGTCTCTCTCTCAAACGAGTGCGCCTCTTCGTCCTGCGCCTGCGACTAA